Proteins encoded together in one Janthinobacterium tructae window:
- a CDS encoding FeoC-like transcriptional regulator yields MLNSSQLVESRVAPRQGRQLQGRSRKSQLHIARIAQYIREQGQASAAQLSALLGLDAGTMSRYLRHMCGMGQIHLAQRHCTEPGRQRPALYALGEPDDEVDGWAELPPQVRRTACWPRGAARRDPLVAALFGPAQG; encoded by the coding sequence ATGTTGAACAGCAGTCAGTTGGTGGAAAGCAGGGTGGCGCCGCGCCAGGGGCGCCAGTTACAGGGACGCAGCAGGAAGTCGCAGCTGCATATCGCCCGCATCGCGCAATACATACGCGAGCAGGGTCAGGCCAGCGCGGCACAATTGTCCGCCTTGCTGGGACTCGATGCGGGCACCATGAGCCGCTATTTGCGCCACATGTGCGGCATGGGACAGATTCACCTGGCGCAGCGCCATTGCACGGAACCGGGGCGCCAGCGACCCGCACTGTACGCGCTGGGCGAACCGGACGATGAGGTCGACGGCTGGGCCGAACTGCCGCCGCAGGTGCGCCGCACGGCGTGCTGGCCACGCGGTGCGGCGCGCCGCGATCCGCTGGTGGCGGCGTTGTTCGGACCGGCGCAAGGGTAG
- a CDS encoding nucleobase:cation symporter-2 family protein, whose amino-acid sequence MASPRLKSIHRSAPGSTPAAPSPVDEILPAGKLFTLGLQHVLVMYAGAIAVPLIVGRALKLPPEQVAALISADLFCCGLVTLIQSLGIGKYFGIRLPVMMGVTFAAVSPMLAMANNPALGITGIFGAVIGAGVVSMLIAPFISRLLALFPPVVTGSIIAVIGVSLMRVGVNWAMGGPPAMAQIADPAFLKMAAAATAAGLPAPLGPVPLIANPGYGALDNMGIAFFVLAVILLVAKYGRGFLSNIAVLIGIIAGTALSFALGRADFAKVASAKAFAIVTPFQFGMPTFDVVAIVTMSLVMIVVMIESLGMFLALGEMTGKRITQDDISRGLRVDGLGTLIGGIFNTFPYTSFSQNVGLVGVTGVRSRWVCVAAGIILLVMGVIPKIAQTAESVPAFVLGGAGLVMFGMVAATGIRILAGVDYKSNRNNLFIVALAIGFGMLPLVAEQYAQHMPKALSPLLHSGILLAAIVAVLLNLFFNGLASSEKAREQARENSHGSD is encoded by the coding sequence ATGGCCTCTCCCCGCTTGAAATCCATCCACCGCAGCGCTCCGGGCAGCACGCCTGCAGCGCCATCGCCCGTCGATGAAATCCTGCCAGCCGGCAAGCTGTTCACCCTGGGCTTGCAACATGTGCTCGTCATGTATGCGGGTGCCATCGCCGTGCCGCTGATCGTCGGACGCGCCCTCAAGCTGCCGCCCGAGCAGGTGGCGGCACTGATCAGTGCCGACCTGTTCTGCTGCGGTCTGGTGACCCTGATCCAGTCCCTGGGGATAGGCAAGTACTTCGGCATCCGCCTGCCCGTGATGATGGGAGTGACCTTTGCCGCCGTCAGTCCCATGCTGGCCATGGCAAACAACCCGGCCCTGGGCATCACCGGCATCTTTGGCGCCGTGATCGGCGCCGGCGTCGTTTCCATGCTGATCGCGCCCTTCATCAGCCGCCTGCTGGCCCTGTTTCCGCCCGTGGTCACCGGCAGCATCATCGCCGTGATCGGCGTGTCGCTGATGCGCGTGGGCGTGAACTGGGCCATGGGCGGGCCGCCCGCCATGGCGCAAATTGCCGATCCCGCCTTCCTCAAGATGGCCGCTGCCGCCACGGCGGCCGGCTTGCCTGCGCCGCTTGGCCCCGTGCCGCTGATTGCCAACCCCGGCTACGGCGCGCTGGATAACATGGGCATCGCCTTCTTCGTGCTGGCCGTCATCTTGCTGGTGGCCAAGTATGGCCGCGGTTTCCTGTCGAATATCGCGGTATTGATCGGCATCATCGCCGGCACGGCCCTGTCGTTTGCCTTGGGCAGGGCCGATTTCGCCAAGGTGGCCAGCGCCAAGGCGTTTGCCATCGTCACGCCGTTCCAGTTCGGCATGCCGACCTTCGACGTGGTTGCCATCGTGACCATGAGCCTGGTGATGATCGTCGTCATGATTGAGTCCTTGGGCATGTTCCTCGCGCTGGGAGAGATGACGGGCAAGCGCATCACCCAGGACGACATCAGCCGCGGCTTGCGCGTCGATGGCCTGGGCACCCTGATCGGCGGCATCTTCAATACCTTCCCGTACACTTCGTTCTCGCAAAACGTGGGCCTGGTGGGGGTGACGGGCGTGCGCAGCCGCTGGGTCTGCGTAGCGGCCGGCATCATCCTGCTGGTCATGGGCGTGATCCCGAAGATCGCGCAAACGGCCGAGTCCGTGCCGGCGTTCGTGCTGGGCGGGGCGGGGCTGGTGATGTTCGGCATGGTGGCCGCCACCGGCATCCGCATCCTGGCCGGCGTCGACTACAAGAGCAACCGCAACAACCTGTTCATCGTGGCCCTGGCTATCGGCTTTGGCATGCTGCCGCTGGTGGCCGAGCAGTATGCGCAGCACATGCCGAAGGCCCTGTCGCCCTTGCTGCACAGCGGCATCCTGCTGGCCGCCATCGTTGCCGTGCTGCTCAATCTGTTCTTCAACGGCCTGGCCTCAAGCGAAAAAGCGAGGGAGCAGGCGCGCGAAAATAGTCACGGCAGCGATTGA
- a CDS encoding HD-GYP domain-containing protein has product MLILSASAPPVDGIRLSELIAALSQALDITEGQPEGHCIRCCWIGMHVGRELGMVDEDLWNLYYTLLLKDLGCSSNAARICELYLTDDLSFKQGFKTVGDSLPQVLKFVLKHTGLKAGLAERFRAVMTILRDGAHIAQELIATRCQRGADIARLLRFPESVAQGIYSLDEHYNGQGKPDKLAGQAIPLFSRIALLAQVIDVFHTADGARAAQAEVRQRAGSWFDPQLVLAFERVAQSAAFWSMLRSQDLTAAVAALEPANRSLPVDEDYLDDIAAAFGQVVDSKSPYTSGHSARVALYADMIAETLGVTPERRRWLKRGALLHDVGKLGVSNSVLDKAGKLDADEWLAVQQHAHYTQTILSRIDAFAELAVVAAAHHERLDGKGYPRGLTADDISLETRIITTADIFDAITADRPYRGPIPIPKALEIMAETVGTAIDAQCFAALKVALERLPDLA; this is encoded by the coding sequence ATGTTAATCTTATCCGCAAGTGCGCCGCCCGTTGACGGCATCCGGCTTTCCGAACTGATCGCCGCCCTGAGCCAGGCCCTGGACATCACGGAGGGACAGCCAGAAGGCCATTGCATCCGCTGTTGCTGGATCGGCATGCACGTGGGACGCGAACTGGGCATGGTGGATGAAGACCTGTGGAATCTGTATTACACCCTGCTGCTCAAGGACCTGGGCTGCAGCAGCAATGCCGCGCGCATCTGCGAGCTCTACCTGACGGATGATCTGTCTTTCAAACAAGGCTTCAAGACGGTGGGCGACAGCCTGCCGCAAGTGCTGAAATTCGTCCTCAAGCACACGGGCCTGAAGGCGGGCCTGGCCGAGCGCTTCCGCGCCGTGATGACGATCTTGCGCGACGGCGCGCACATCGCGCAGGAGCTGATCGCCACGCGCTGCCAGCGCGGCGCCGACATTGCGCGCCTGCTGCGCTTTCCGGAATCCGTGGCACAGGGCATCTACAGCCTCGACGAACACTACAATGGCCAGGGCAAGCCGGACAAACTGGCAGGGCAGGCGATTCCCCTGTTTTCGCGCATTGCCCTGCTGGCACAGGTGATCGACGTGTTTCATACGGCCGATGGCGCGCGCGCCGCCCAGGCCGAGGTGCGCCAGCGCGCGGGCAGCTGGTTTGACCCGCAACTGGTGCTGGCGTTCGAACGGGTGGCGCAGTCGGCCGCCTTCTGGTCCATGTTGCGGTCGCAGGATCTGACGGCCGCCGTGGCGGCGCTGGAGCCGGCCAACCGTTCCCTGCCGGTGGATGAGGACTATCTCGACGACATCGCTGCCGCGTTCGGTCAGGTGGTCGATTCGAAAAGCCCGTACACGAGCGGGCACAGCGCCCGGGTAGCCTTGTATGCTGACATGATCGCCGAAACCTTGGGCGTGACGCCGGAGCGGCGTCGCTGGCTCAAGCGGGGTGCTTTGCTGCACGACGTCGGGAAACTTGGCGTCAGCAATAGCGTGCTGGACAAGGCCGGCAAACTCGACGCGGATGAGTGGTTGGCCGTGCAGCAGCACGCACACTATACACAAACGATTTTGTCACGCATTGATGCGTTTGCCGAACTGGCTGTCGTGGCAGCTGCGCACCATGAGCGGCTCGATGGCAAGGGCTATCCGCGCGGCTTGACGGCCGACGACATCAGCCTGGAAACGCGCATCATCACCACGGCCGATATTTTCGACGCCATCACGGCCGACCGGCCATATCGGGGGCCAATTCCCATTCCAAAAGCGCTCGAGATCATGGCCGAGACCGTGGGCACAGCCATCGACGCGCAGTGTTTTGCCGCCTTGAAAGTGGCGCTGGAGCGCTTGCCCGACCTCGCGTAG
- a CDS encoding diguanylate cyclase domain-containing protein has protein sequence MSSLFDHEIIKQLHSGGRSRVYRARAADGTALIVKKPNQQFPSFQQLAQFKREYAIARRCRHPGVVHPLALQLHGGCWTMLQEDSGGLALDQVLRAQLAARRTPAQPALALDDFFDIALQLCAALEAVHRHGVIHKDINPSNLVWNADRRLLQLTDFGIACELPYESHGIVNLQALEGTLRYMAPEQTGRMNRRVDWRADFYALGATFYELLAGQAPFEAGDAMELVHCHIARSPDWSHPALANLPGQLLPIIQRLLEKNADQRYQSLQGLRSDLEACRADKPAQALKLSDHNGRFLVPQTLHGREDAIAVLLAAFERSAAGRCEMLLLAGHSGIGKSAVVNEVQKPIVARRGCFLSGKFDQLQRDVPYASLIQAFQGLVRQLLGQPEATLRQWSGKLHGALGDGIGVLVELIPQLALIVGPTDAVPASAPAQAQLRLDRLFPRFVEVFACAGHPLVLFLDDLQWADAATLRMIELLMLSCDQCCLLFIGAYRDNEVSAAHPLIALRDKLLAREVRLSTLFLRPLNEAQVAQMVAATVRVAAPDCAPLTRICYTKTAGNPFFLNQFLASLNETGHLRYRAADDCWDWDLRAIQQVKYTDNVVEVLLEKIHRLPTATQHLLQLAASSGNRFTLDTLALAVDRSPRHTQQALWPALHAGLVQPLDERYKYVNGDTRAGHSGVHYRFLHDRVQQAAYLVADASTRAANHLRIGRLLLQHATPGHQDETLFEIVEQLNAGRALLDDANERVQLAALNLQAGVKARRSAAFQATLEHMRIGLGLLPAEAWSVHADLWLDLQLGAAEAAYLCGQFDAAEAIYPLVRARTLHPLLQVRCIAIQAHQYQLQGRLLDAIEVQREGLAQLNIAIAHDVAHMKARFDDILADIGRLHGTQAPDTLLAAGDMCAPDAVAAMQMMQGLWMASYYAGQQDLSALMVVSMTRLSMQRGNSDFSAVAYVGYALILALYDGDVARGYDFGAMAMALARRRANLQTRTLTGLMFGALISHWTQPLRSSDALYEEAFGWALEIADFVQVGVVAAVRATERMILGDYLPHLMHDIEHDLALMRANGQQAMADCCVAAAVQPIKCLMGRLPRHDSYDDATFSEARFLEQYGDSQLYRAYYLQGKIRNAYLFDGADAELLAGQLGIVTQIMRGQAKVAESSFYAALIWLRALRRDPARPDAGDVLSVIDALQASLTEWARLGSDNSAAKHLLVMAEMARYRDDLQLATRHYRQAIDAAGLAGYVNVQALGNELCGEYWSEQGQARVAGVFIQDAIAHYGQWGAEGKVTQLRARHAALLSRMDGRATLSHVGPDTHGSSTLDLVSLLKAAQILSNEVGLRNVLTRLISIVCENAGAQVARLLLLSEGSYQLEANIDGDGVTVLQARRLDLNAASDPQFPLSLLRYVIRTGAEVIEDSITGVSRFAADPYVQLRRPRAVMCLPIRHGGQIDGILYFENRLAEASFTQERVAFLRMLGVQAMISISSARLHDSLERRVAERTEQLEDANRKLATLSITDGLTGLSNRRHFDDVLRTECARATRVGQPLAVVMLDVDYFKRFNDRHGHQAGDACLIRVAQALAASMRRAGDLTARYGGEEFSMVLPNTGADEARQIGEALRRAIEELAIPHASADAAQVTISVGIAVQPPPGAADPDALLRLADAALYHAKDAGRNCVVLKVLPPC, from the coding sequence ATGAGCTCCCTTTTCGACCACGAGATCATCAAACAGCTGCACAGCGGTGGCCGCTCGCGGGTATATCGCGCCAGGGCCGCTGATGGCACTGCGCTGATCGTCAAGAAGCCCAATCAGCAGTTCCCCTCCTTTCAGCAACTGGCACAATTCAAGCGCGAGTATGCGATCGCGCGTCGCTGCCGCCATCCTGGCGTAGTGCATCCGCTGGCGCTGCAGTTGCACGGCGGGTGCTGGACGATGCTGCAGGAAGATAGCGGTGGCCTGGCGCTCGACCAGGTGTTGCGCGCGCAGCTGGCGGCGCGCAGGACGCCGGCGCAGCCTGCGTTGGCGCTGGACGATTTTTTCGACATCGCGCTGCAACTGTGCGCGGCGCTGGAAGCGGTCCATCGTCATGGCGTGATCCACAAGGACATCAATCCCTCCAATCTGGTGTGGAACGCCGATCGGCGTCTGCTGCAGCTGACCGATTTCGGCATCGCCTGTGAACTGCCGTACGAAAGCCATGGCATCGTCAATCTCCAGGCCCTGGAAGGCACGTTGCGTTACATGGCGCCGGAACAGACGGGGCGCATGAATCGGCGCGTCGACTGGCGTGCCGATTTCTATGCGCTCGGCGCCACCTTCTACGAACTGCTGGCCGGCCAGGCGCCGTTCGAGGCGGGCGACGCGATGGAACTCGTGCATTGCCACATTGCCCGCAGTCCCGACTGGTCGCACCCGGCACTCGCAAACTTGCCGGGCCAGCTGCTGCCGATCATCCAGCGCCTGCTGGAAAAAAATGCCGATCAGCGCTATCAGAGCTTGCAAGGCCTGCGCAGCGACCTCGAAGCATGCCGCGCGGACAAGCCGGCGCAGGCGCTCAAGCTGTCCGACCACAATGGCCGCTTCCTTGTGCCGCAGACGCTGCATGGGCGCGAGGATGCCATCGCCGTGCTGCTGGCGGCGTTTGAACGCAGTGCCGCAGGTCGCTGCGAGATGCTGCTGCTGGCCGGCCATTCAGGCATCGGCAAATCGGCGGTCGTCAACGAAGTGCAGAAACCGATCGTCGCCCGGCGCGGCTGTTTCCTGTCCGGCAAGTTTGACCAGCTCCAGCGCGACGTCCCGTATGCCTCGCTGATCCAGGCCTTCCAGGGGCTGGTGCGCCAGTTGCTGGGCCAGCCCGAAGCAACGCTGCGGCAATGGTCCGGAAAACTGCACGGCGCCCTGGGCGATGGCATCGGCGTGCTGGTCGAACTGATTCCCCAACTGGCGTTGATCGTCGGCCCCACCGACGCGGTGCCCGCGTCGGCGCCGGCTCAGGCCCAGCTGCGCCTGGACCGCCTGTTCCCCCGCTTCGTCGAAGTCTTCGCCTGCGCCGGGCATCCGCTGGTGCTGTTCCTGGACGACCTGCAATGGGCCGATGCGGCCACGCTGCGGATGATCGAGCTGCTCATGCTCTCCTGCGACCAGTGCTGCCTGCTGTTCATCGGTGCGTACCGCGACAACGAAGTGAGCGCCGCGCACCCCCTCATCGCGCTGCGCGACAAGCTGCTCGCACGCGAGGTGCGACTGTCCACGCTGTTTTTGCGCCCCCTGAACGAAGCGCAAGTTGCGCAAATGGTCGCGGCCACCGTGCGCGTGGCGGCGCCAGACTGCGCGCCACTGACCCGCATTTGCTACACCAAGACGGCCGGCAATCCATTTTTCCTCAACCAGTTCCTCGCTTCGCTCAATGAGACGGGCCACCTGCGCTACCGCGCAGCCGACGATTGCTGGGACTGGGACCTGCGCGCGATACAACAGGTCAAATATACCGACAACGTGGTCGAGGTGCTGCTGGAGAAAATCCACCGCCTGCCCACGGCAACGCAGCACCTGCTGCAACTGGCCGCCTCCAGCGGCAACCGCTTCACGCTCGACACGCTTGCGCTGGCAGTGGACCGCTCGCCCCGGCACACGCAGCAAGCCTTGTGGCCGGCGCTGCATGCAGGACTGGTCCAGCCGCTCGACGAACGCTATAAATACGTCAATGGCGACACCCGCGCCGGCCACAGCGGCGTCCATTACCGCTTCCTGCACGACCGGGTGCAGCAGGCAGCCTACCTGGTCGCCGATGCCTCTACCCGCGCGGCCAACCATCTTCGCATCGGCCGCCTGCTGCTGCAACATGCCACGCCGGGGCACCAGGACGAGACACTGTTCGAGATCGTCGAACAGCTCAACGCCGGCCGTGCGCTGCTCGACGATGCGAACGAGCGCGTGCAGCTGGCGGCGCTCAATCTGCAGGCTGGCGTCAAGGCACGACGCTCGGCCGCGTTCCAGGCCACGCTGGAGCACATGCGAATTGGTCTCGGCCTGCTGCCGGCAGAGGCGTGGAGCGTCCACGCCGACCTCTGGCTCGACCTGCAGCTGGGCGCGGCCGAAGCGGCTTACCTGTGCGGGCAGTTCGATGCCGCCGAGGCGATCTATCCGCTGGTGCGCGCCCGCACCTTGCACCCGCTGCTGCAGGTACGCTGCATTGCCATCCAGGCGCACCAGTATCAATTGCAGGGCCGCCTGCTCGACGCCATCGAAGTGCAGCGCGAAGGCCTGGCGCAGTTGAACATCGCCATTGCGCACGATGTCGCGCACATGAAGGCGCGCTTCGACGACATCCTCGCCGATATCGGGAGGCTGCATGGCACGCAGGCGCCCGACACCTTGCTGGCGGCCGGCGACATGTGCGCGCCGGACGCGGTGGCCGCGATGCAGATGATGCAGGGCCTGTGGATGGCCAGCTATTACGCCGGCCAGCAGGATCTCAGCGCGCTGATGGTGGTTTCGATGACGCGGCTGTCCATGCAACGGGGGAACAGCGATTTCAGCGCCGTCGCCTATGTCGGCTACGCGCTGATACTGGCGCTGTACGACGGCGACGTGGCGCGCGGCTACGACTTCGGCGCGATGGCGATGGCGCTGGCCAGGCGGCGTGCCAATCTGCAGACGCGCACACTCACGGGCCTGATGTTCGGTGCGCTGATCAGCCACTGGACGCAGCCCCTGCGCAGCTCCGACGCCCTGTACGAAGAAGCCTTTGGCTGGGCGCTGGAAATCGCCGATTTCGTGCAGGTCGGCGTGGTGGCGGCCGTGCGCGCCACCGAACGGATGATCCTCGGCGACTATCTGCCGCACCTGATGCACGACATCGAGCATGACCTGGCGCTGATGCGCGCCAACGGCCAGCAGGCGATGGCCGATTGCTGCGTCGCCGCCGCGGTCCAGCCGATCAAATGCCTGATGGGCCGCCTGCCCCGGCACGACAGCTACGATGATGCGACGTTCAGCGAGGCGCGCTTCCTCGAACAGTATGGCGATTCGCAGCTGTATCGCGCCTACTATTTGCAAGGCAAGATCCGCAACGCCTACCTGTTCGACGGCGCCGACGCCGAGCTGCTGGCCGGCCAGCTCGGCATCGTCACCCAGATCATGCGCGGCCAGGCCAAGGTTGCCGAGTCGAGCTTCTACGCCGCGCTGATATGGCTGCGTGCCTTGCGGCGCGACCCGGCGCGACCCGATGCGGGCGATGTGCTGAGCGTGATCGATGCACTGCAGGCGAGCCTCACCGAGTGGGCCAGGCTAGGCTCGGACAATAGCGCTGCCAAACATCTGCTGGTGATGGCCGAGATGGCACGCTACCGCGACGATCTGCAGCTGGCCACGCGCCATTACCGGCAGGCGATCGACGCCGCCGGCCTGGCAGGCTACGTCAACGTACAAGCGCTGGGCAATGAGCTGTGCGGCGAATACTGGTCCGAGCAGGGCCAGGCGCGCGTGGCCGGCGTCTTCATCCAGGACGCCATCGCGCACTACGGCCAGTGGGGCGCAGAGGGCAAGGTGACGCAACTGCGGGCGCGCCACGCTGCGCTGCTGTCACGGATGGATGGCCGCGCCACGCTATCGCATGTAGGCCCCGACACGCACGGCAGTTCCACGCTCGACCTGGTGTCGCTGCTGAAGGCGGCACAGATCCTGTCGAACGAAGTCGGCCTGCGCAATGTGCTGACACGGCTCATTTCCATCGTGTGCGAAAACGCCGGTGCGCAGGTAGCGCGCTTGCTGCTGCTGTCCGAAGGCAGCTACCAGCTGGAGGCCAATATAGATGGCGACGGCGTCACCGTCCTGCAAGCGCGGCGGCTCGACCTGAACGCCGCCAGCGACCCGCAGTTCCCGCTGTCGCTGCTGCGCTACGTGATCCGCACTGGCGCGGAGGTGATCGAAGACAGCATCACCGGCGTCTCGCGCTTTGCCGCCGACCCGTACGTGCAGTTGCGGCGGCCGCGTGCCGTCATGTGCCTGCCGATCCGGCACGGCGGCCAGATCGACGGCATCCTGTACTTCGAGAACCGGCTTGCAGAAGCCTCGTTTACGCAGGAGCGCGTCGCCTTCCTGCGCATGCTCGGTGTACAGGCGATGATTTCGATCTCCAGCGCCAGGCTGCATGACAGCCTGGAGCGGCGCGTTGCCGAACGCACGGAACAGCTGGAAGACGCCAACCGCAAGCTGGCAACCCTGTCCATCACCGACGGCCTGACGGGCCTGTCGAACCGGCGCCATTTCGACGACGTGCTGCGCACCGAATGTGCGCGCGCCACGCGCGTCGGCCAGCCGCTGGCCGTCGTCATGCTCGATGTCGACTACTTCAAGCGCTTCAACGACCGTCACGGCCACCAGGCCGGCGACGCATGCCTGATCCGGGTCGCGCAGGCGCTGGCGGCCAGCATGCGGCGCGCAGGCGACCTGACGGCGCGCTACGGCGGCGAAGAGTTTTCAATGGTGCTGCCGAACACAGGCGCAGACGAGGCGCGCCAGATCGGCGAAGCGCTGCGGCGCGCCATCGAAGAGCTGGCCATCCCCCATGCGAGTGCCGATGCAGCACAGGTGACGATCAGCGTCGGCATCGCGGTCCAGCCGCCACCGGGCGCCGCCGATCCCGACGCCCTGCTGCGCCTGGCCGACGCCGCGCTCTACCACGCCAAGGATGCGGGGCGCAATTGCGTGGTGCTCAAGGTGCTGCCGCCGTGTTGA
- a CDS encoding S8 family peptidase, whose product MQSYRIQAVAGQDIGLPGPTPATARKIVTIAIFDTGLDASHPAFAKLLARTDTSTPRLAASGENAGYRDTDGSGTHLAGIVASISQDIVIIPMQVLQRASNAPVKPHLIDAVSERMGVDAVSMQELSQRVAAAIRSLADRSVQLMLLPFGWPRTADTDPVAAAIAEAQARGVLLVAAAGNDASTTLPVPCQLSGVICVAASRPDGAIASFSNIGPGVDIAAPGVEIPGPIPVGRRSIRQPGYAYDNRSGTSQAAAMVAGAAALLLSRGIPAADVYPRLVLGARSMLPETRVIEGPVNTSGHAVDSLDPHDIPLRYGQLDIAAALALPARTLILPANKEVKAIAWDGVAKTVALELALKNVWESSPAAHFAITIRPAGDDTVLPSATIDRASFNGNWPAQQEKRFAIHLQLPDPARSDRPIPSDLAYTVTVSINGVAQSPFDIGATLYRSVGKTMGGPHITSYPISGSLKAGMHLRRVEQSDLDRRPHDYLAMGPDPVNPHAIRLALATSNNEKLALSAPTSIAINGLLEHCHVQQHSKLDIDFDGKSEYILLLAEDRPASPAELPRDPQAAHLLIFDEQMRLLVYQKIQDERFSRPTQVRWMRLGNVMRPAWSGEGKQLVRVYAPRDLQGQPHRSETAKGPISRNLYYLDNGFRVAHLPLDATLLLFPFYFEETYTGQVPLLFVERKTPCTSGFCLDVMQLAMLEEGQLQRDKRMNNSEFGFFSDMLSGPLLDPAPGGHFAGVHWYARDAHHLLRVSFFNRRARHFGQHMIAPTRAALDIPIAVTGAFQSERQSAAFVNTVHELQYHDFKTGQIATSRLNAYSFLGEHRYIPQQFPIVIRDVSKHTEGRPALLIAARQGEYSISLPAMKQAGKGNHIISPARWHLRSSADCKALEEPVFLPAQSVYALDFFCGDRILRIAFAD is encoded by the coding sequence ATGCAGAGCTACCGCATTCAAGCTGTCGCCGGGCAGGATATCGGCCTGCCCGGGCCGACGCCGGCGACGGCGCGCAAGATCGTCACCATAGCAATCTTCGATACAGGCCTTGATGCCAGTCATCCCGCCTTTGCCAAACTGCTTGCCCGAACTGACACAAGCACACCACGCCTGGCCGCGTCCGGTGAGAATGCTGGCTACCGCGATACCGATGGCAGCGGCACGCATCTGGCCGGCATTGTCGCATCGATCTCGCAAGACATTGTCATCATCCCAATGCAGGTATTGCAGCGCGCAAGCAACGCGCCAGTCAAACCCCATCTTATCGATGCCGTGTCGGAACGGATGGGCGTCGATGCTGTGAGCATGCAAGAATTGTCTCAGCGCGTGGCTGCTGCTATTCGCAGCCTTGCGGACAGGTCGGTGCAGCTAATGCTGCTACCCTTCGGCTGGCCACGCACCGCCGACACCGACCCGGTCGCGGCGGCAATCGCCGAGGCGCAGGCCCGTGGCGTCCTGCTCGTCGCGGCGGCGGGAAATGATGCATCGACCACGCTGCCCGTCCCCTGCCAGTTAAGCGGCGTCATTTGTGTCGCCGCCAGCCGGCCCGATGGCGCCATCGCCAGTTTTTCGAATATCGGCCCTGGCGTCGATATCGCAGCGCCAGGTGTCGAGATACCGGGGCCGATACCAGTTGGCCGCCGATCAATCCGGCAACCGGGATATGCCTACGACAACAGATCGGGCACCTCCCAGGCCGCAGCCATGGTCGCCGGCGCCGCAGCCCTCTTGCTGTCGCGAGGCATTCCAGCGGCAGACGTTTATCCGCGCTTGGTACTGGGCGCCCGGTCCATGCTGCCTGAAACCCGAGTCATCGAAGGGCCCGTCAACACCAGCGGTCATGCCGTCGACAGCCTGGATCCGCATGACATACCGCTGCGATACGGCCAGCTGGATATCGCTGCCGCCTTGGCGTTGCCCGCGCGGACCTTGATACTGCCGGCGAACAAAGAGGTCAAGGCTATCGCCTGGGACGGCGTCGCAAAGACCGTCGCGCTGGAGCTGGCACTGAAAAACGTCTGGGAATCGAGCCCTGCTGCGCACTTCGCGATCACTATCCGGCCCGCCGGTGACGATACGGTGCTTCCATCGGCCACCATCGACCGCGCATCCTTCAATGGTAACTGGCCGGCACAACAGGAAAAACGCTTCGCTATCCACTTACAGCTGCCCGACCCGGCGCGTAGCGACCGTCCCATTCCGTCCGACCTCGCCTACACGGTAACAGTCAGCATCAATGGCGTTGCACAGTCTCCATTCGACATCGGCGCCACACTATACCGCTCTGTCGGCAAGACGATGGGCGGGCCGCACATCACAAGCTATCCGATCAGCGGTAGCCTAAAAGCAGGCATGCACTTGCGCAGGGTCGAGCAATCCGACCTTGATCGCAGGCCACACGACTACCTGGCCATGGGGCCCGATCCGGTCAATCCGCACGCAATCCGGCTTGCCCTGGCCACATCGAACAATGAAAAATTAGCGCTATCCGCACCGACCAGTATTGCAATCAATGGTTTGCTGGAGCACTGCCACGTACAACAACACAGCAAGCTCGATATCGACTTCGACGGCAAAAGCGAATATATCCTCCTGCTCGCCGAGGACCGGCCTGCCAGCCCCGCCGAATTACCACGCGATCCGCAAGCCGCCCATTTGCTGATCTTTGACGAGCAGATGCGTCTGCTAGTCTATCAAAAGATTCAGGATGAGCGTTTTAGCAGGCCCACGCAAGTTCGCTGGATGAGACTGGGAAATGTCATGCGACCCGCGTGGAGTGGCGAGGGAAAACAGTTGGTTCGGGTGTACGCCCCCCGCGACCTGCAGGGCCAGCCCCATCGTAGCGAGACGGCCAAAGGCCCCATCAGCCGCAATTTGTATTACCTCGACAACGGCTTTCGCGTCGCGCATCTGCCGCTGGATGCAACACTGCTCTTGTTCCCATTTTATTTTGAGGAAACTTATACAGGGCAAGTACCGTTATTGTTTGTGGAAAGGAAAACGCCATGCACATCCGGTTTTTGTTTAGACGTGATGCAGCTGGCTATGCTCGAGGAGGGGCAACTCCAGCGCGACAAGCGCATGAACAATAGCGAGTTTGGCTTTTTCTCGGACATGTTGAGCGGCCCTTTGCTCGATCCCGCGCCAGGTGGCCACTTTGCCGGCGTGCATTGGTATGCCAGGGATGCGCACCACCTGTTGAGAGTCAGCTTTTTCAACCGGCGTGCGCGCCATTTCGGCCAACATATGATCGCTCCCACGCGCGCAGCACTCGATATCCCCATCGCCGTCACCGGAGCATTTCAATCAGAGCGGCAGTCCGCTGCCTTTGTCAACACGGTACACGAGCTGCAATACCATGATTTCAAAACCGGCCAAATCGCGACAAGCAGGCTCAACGCGTACTCATTCCTGGGAGAGCACCGCTATATACCACAACAATTTCCCATCGTCATACGCGATGTATCAAAACACACAGAAGGCCGCCCCGCCTTGCTGATCGCTGCAAGGCAAGGCGAATATAGCATCTCCCTGCCCGCCATGAAGCAAGCTGGAAAAGGCAATCACATCATCAGCCCGGCTCGCTGGCACTTGCGCAGCAGTGCCGACTGCAAGGCGTTGGAAGAGCCTGTCTTCCTGCCGGCACAGTCCGTCTATGCACTGGATTTTTTCTGTGGCGATAGGATATTGAGGATCGCCTTCGCCGACTGA